The Archangium primigenium genomic interval AGCCGGTGGACGCGGGCTGCCCGTCGTGCGAGGGGCCCCGCGACGCGGGCACGCCCCCGTCCCCGTCGCCCGGCGGGGGGACAGGCCCGGGCACCGTCATGGGCCCGGGCTGTGGTTGTCAGGGCTCCGCCGTGAACGCGCCGGGATTCCTCGGTGCCCTCGCCGTGTTGTTCGTGGCCGCAAGGAGACGCCGTTGCCAGCGCCCGTGACCCCGCCCGCTTCCGGTAGCAACCGGAGCAAGACCGATTTCTCCCTGCCCTTCGTGCTCGAGGCGCTCGTTTCCCAGCGGGTGCTCACCGCCGATCAGGGCCAGAACATCCTCACCCGCGAGTCGGCCGCGCGCGCCCGGGTCCTCAAGAACCAGGGCGTGGTGGGCAAGGACGCCGCGCGCTACGAGGTGTCCCCGGTGGAGATCGTCGCCGCCTTCCAGGTGCCCCTGGCGGATGGCCGCGGCTCGCTGGACGAGGACCGGGTGACGGAGATCGCCGCGCGCGCCGCCGGCGTCCCCTACAAGAAGGTGGATCCGCTCAAGCTCGACATGTCCCTGGCCACGCGCACCGTGTCCCGGCCCTTCGCGCAGAAGCACGTGCTGCTGCCCCTGGAGAAGGCCCAGGACGGCCGCCTGGTGGTGGCGGTGGCCAACCCCTTCGACAAGGAGCTCTTCGAGAGCATGCACGTGCTCACCGGCATGGCGATCGATCCGGTGCTCGCGTCGAAGACGGACATCCTCCGGGCCATCGCGGACATCTACGGCTTCAAGCGCACGCTGGCCAAGGCGGCGGATGACTTCAACGCCAATCCCGGCAACGTGGGGCAGGTCAACAACTTCGAGCAGCTCGTCTCGCTGAGCAACCGCCAGGAGCTGGACGCGGCGGACCAGCCCGTGGTGCAGGCGGTGGACTACCTCTTGCGCTACGCCTTCGACAACCGCGCCTCGGACATCCACATCGAGCCCAAGCGCAACAGCTCGCTCGTGCGCCTGCGCATCGACGGCGTGCTGCACCCCGTGTACACGCTGCCCTCCGGCGTGCACCCGCCCATCGTGTCGCGCGTGAAGACGCTCTCGCGCATGGACATCTCCGAGAAGCGCAAGCCCCAGGACGGCCGCATCAAGACGGAGAAGGACGGGCGCGAGGTGGAGTTGCGCGTGTCCTCGCTGCCCACCGCCTTCGGCGAGAAGATCGTCATCCGTGTGTTCGATCCGGAGACGCTCGTGCAGGACATCGCCCAGCTCGGCTTCGACCCGCAGGAGAAGTCCGTCTTCGAGTCGTGGATCGACCAGCCCCACGGCATCATCCTGGTCACGGGCCCCACGGGCAGCGGCAAGACGACGACCCTGTACTCGGCGCTCAAGGCGGTGGCGGGCCAGGACGTGAACGTCACCACCATTGAAGATCCCATCGAAATGGTGTGGGACGGCTTCAACCAGGTGCAGGTGCAGCCCAAGCTGGGGCTCGACTTCGCCAACGCCCTGCGCAGCATCCTGCGCCAGGACCCGGACGTCATCATGGTGGGCGAGATCCGCGACGAGGAGACGGCGGAGAACGCGGTGCAGGCCGCGCTCACGGGCCACCTGGTGCTCTCCACGCTGCACACCAACGACGCCATCGGCGCGGTGGCCCGCCTCAAGGACATGGGCGTGCCCCCCTTCCTGCTCGCGCAGAGCCTCATCGGCGTGATGGCCCAGCGCCTGCTGCGGCGGGTGTGCCCGCACTGCGCCCAGCCCGCCCAGCTCTCCCAGGACGAGCTGGCCATGCTCGGCACGCCGCTGCCCCTGCTGCCGGGCGGGGTGAAGATCGTCAAGGGCGCGGGCTGCGTGCGCTGCCGGGGCACGGGGTACTGGGGCCGGACCGGTGCGTTCGAAATCGTCAACCTCACCAACGAATTGCGCGAATTCATCTCGCGCGGCGCCAACCACGCGCAGATGCTGGACGCGGCGCGCCGGGCGGGCACCCGCACGCTGCGTGAGGCGGCGGTGCGCAAGCTCGCCATGGGGCTGACGTCCTTCGACGAGGTGGTGCGGATGACGTCGGTGGCGTGAGCGCGGAGGACCGCCGCCCGTTAGAGCAGGAGGGCGTGTGGGTGGAGCACATCACTCGAGAGCCGGACGACAGGAGGCAGGTGCGCGATGACGCGGAGCGATTTGATGGGTGAGGCGCTGGCGGATTCAACGGCGGGCGCGGGAGGTCCGGTGGCCTCCATCGGCTACTTCTCCCGGTTCGGCATCACCGAGGGCCTCATCCGCGAGACCCTGGCCGCCGCCCTGTCGCGGGGCGGGGACTACTGCGACCTGTTCTTCCAGCACCGCGTCTCCACCGCCATGGGCCTGGAGGACGGCGTGGTGAGCCGGGCCTCCAGCCAGGTGGAGCTCGGCGTGGGCGTGCGGGTCATCAAGGGCGACCAGACGGGCTACGCCTACACCGAGGACCTCACGCGCGACGCCATGCGCAGCGCGGCGCGCACGGCGGCGGCCATCGCGGACGGGCCCTCGCGCACCGCGCCCCAGCACTTCCATGTCTTCAAGGACGTGCCCAAGCGCTACGTGCTCCAGACGAACTGGGACGCCGTGCGGCCCGAGCGCAAGCTGCCCCTCTTGGAGCGGCTCAACGCGGCGGCGTTCAAGGCCGACGGCCGCGTCTCCAAGGTGACCGTGTCGTTCTCCGACGAGCACGGCGCCATCCTC includes:
- a CDS encoding GspE/PulE family protein — protein: MPAPVTPPASGSNRSKTDFSLPFVLEALVSQRVLTADQGQNILTRESAARARVLKNQGVVGKDAARYEVSPVEIVAAFQVPLADGRGSLDEDRVTEIAARAAGVPYKKVDPLKLDMSLATRTVSRPFAQKHVLLPLEKAQDGRLVVAVANPFDKELFESMHVLTGMAIDPVLASKTDILRAIADIYGFKRTLAKAADDFNANPGNVGQVNNFEQLVSLSNRQELDAADQPVVQAVDYLLRYAFDNRASDIHIEPKRNSSLVRLRIDGVLHPVYTLPSGVHPPIVSRVKTLSRMDISEKRKPQDGRIKTEKDGREVELRVSSLPTAFGEKIVIRVFDPETLVQDIAQLGFDPQEKSVFESWIDQPHGIILVTGPTGSGKTTTLYSALKAVAGQDVNVTTIEDPIEMVWDGFNQVQVQPKLGLDFANALRSILRQDPDVIMVGEIRDEETAENAVQAALTGHLVLSTLHTNDAIGAVARLKDMGVPPFLLAQSLIGVMAQRLLRRVCPHCAQPAQLSQDELAMLGTPLPLLPGGVKIVKGAGCVRCRGTGYWGRTGAFEIVNLTNELREFISRGANHAQMLDAARRAGTRTLREAAVRKLAMGLTSFDEVVRMTSVA